The proteins below come from a single bacterium genomic window:
- the flgG gene encoding flagellar basal-body rod protein FlgG produces MMRSLWTAATGMAGQQFNLDTIANNLANVNTAGFKKSRVDFEDLIYEILKSPGTPIATGSVLPTGIQVGHGVSIAATQKIHTLGNLQSTQNPLDIAIEGEGFFQLLLPDGSTGYTRDGSFKMDQEGKLVTSNGYILQPEIVIPPGTTQITITEDGNVSVIIGNDTKTPQEVGKIELVRFASPPGLNPIGKNVFKDSASSGDPVTGTAGTEGFGGIKQGFIELSNVNIVDEMVNMIIAQRAYELNSKAIQTGDAMLGIVGGLKR; encoded by the coding sequence ATGATGCGTTCATTATGGACAGCGGCCACAGGTATGGCTGGACAACAATTTAATCTCGACACTATTGCCAATAATCTGGCTAATGTTAATACCGCTGGATTTAAGAAGTCACGAGTAGATTTTGAAGACTTAATCTACGAAATCTTAAAATCACCGGGTACACCTATTGCTACTGGAAGCGTTCTTCCTACGGGCATCCAGGTAGGACACGGAGTATCTATTGCCGCCACTCAAAAAATCCATACACTTGGAAACCTTCAATCAACTCAAAATCCTTTGGATATCGCTATAGAAGGAGAAGGATTCTTTCAGTTACTTCTACCTGATGGGTCAACAGGTTATACGCGAGATGGTTCTTTTAAAATGGACCAGGAGGGTAAATTAGTTACTTCTAATGGATATATTTTACAACCAGAAATAGTTATCCCGCCTGGAACTACCCAAATTACCATTACTGAAGATGGGAATGTGTCAGTCATTATCGGAAATGATACAAAAACACCTCAGGAAGTAGGTAAAATTGAATTAGTTAGATTTGCCAGTCCACCTGGACTAAATCCTATCGGTAAGAATGTATTTAAAGATAGTGCCTCAAGTGGTGACCCGGTTACCGGGACAGCAGGCACTGAGGGATTTGGTGGAATTAAGCAAGGATTCATCGAATTGTCAAATGTAAATATAGTTGATGAGATGGTTAATATGATTATCGCCCAGCGAGCTTATGAACTTAATTCAAAAGCAATTCAAACCGGAGATGCAATGCTGGGCATCGTCGGCGGGTTGAAGAGATAA